A section of the Serratia liquefaciens ATCC 27592 genome encodes:
- the ilvA gene encoding threonine ammonia-lyase, biosynthetic, which translates to MAVSQPLPDAPCGAEYLRAVLRSPVYEVAQVTPLQAMSKISSRLGNTILVKREDRQPVHSFKLRGAYAMIASLNEEQKARGVVTASAGNHAQGVAYSGKRLGIKTLIVMPVSTADIKVDAVRGFGGEVLLHGANFDEAKARAIELSHKQGMTFVPPFDHPTVIAGQGTLAMELLQQDAHLDRVFVPVGGGGLAAGVAVLIKQLMPQIKVIGVEAEDSACLRAALDAGHPVDLARVGLFAEGVAVKRIGDETFRLCREYLDDVITVDSDAICAAVKDLFEDVRAIAEPSGALALAGLKKYVQQHNIQGERLAHVLSGANLNFHGLRYVSERCELGEQREALLAVTIPEQKGSFLKFCQLLGGRSVTEFNYRYADADNACIFVGVRLTRGHAERLEIIDELNADGYQVVDLSDDEMAKLHVRYMVGGRPSKPLRERLYSFEFPESPGALLKFLQTLGTHWNISLFHYRSHGTDFGRVLAGFELSQTEPEFEQHLQALGYDCHDETDNPAFRFFLQG; encoded by the coding sequence ATGGCGGTATCGCAACCCCTACCCGACGCCCCCTGCGGCGCGGAGTATTTGCGAGCGGTGCTCCGCTCGCCGGTATACGAGGTGGCTCAGGTCACTCCGTTACAGGCCATGAGCAAAATTTCTTCGCGCCTCGGCAACACCATTCTGGTGAAGCGCGAAGATCGTCAGCCGGTGCACAGCTTCAAACTGCGCGGGGCCTATGCCATGATCGCCAGCCTGAACGAAGAGCAGAAAGCGCGCGGCGTGGTAACGGCTTCGGCCGGCAACCATGCACAGGGCGTGGCCTACTCCGGTAAACGCCTGGGGATCAAAACGCTGATCGTCATGCCGGTGTCCACCGCAGACATCAAAGTGGATGCGGTACGCGGTTTCGGCGGTGAAGTACTGTTGCACGGCGCCAACTTTGATGAAGCCAAGGCCAGGGCAATTGAGCTTTCGCACAAGCAGGGCATGACCTTCGTTCCCCCGTTCGATCACCCAACGGTGATCGCCGGGCAGGGCACGTTGGCGATGGAGCTGCTGCAACAGGACGCGCATCTCGACCGGGTGTTTGTTCCGGTTGGCGGTGGTGGTCTGGCGGCGGGTGTTGCGGTGTTAATCAAACAGCTGATGCCGCAGATCAAAGTGATCGGCGTGGAGGCGGAAGACTCCGCCTGCCTGCGCGCGGCGCTGGACGCCGGGCATCCGGTAGATTTGGCGCGAGTCGGACTGTTTGCCGAAGGCGTGGCGGTGAAGCGCATCGGTGACGAAACCTTCCGCCTGTGCCGGGAATATCTGGACGACGTGATCACCGTCGATAGCGACGCTATCTGCGCGGCGGTCAAAGATTTGTTTGAAGACGTGCGTGCCATTGCCGAACCCTCCGGCGCGCTGGCATTGGCCGGGCTGAAGAAATACGTTCAGCAGCACAATATCCAGGGCGAGCGCCTGGCGCACGTGCTGTCAGGTGCCAACCTGAACTTCCACGGCTTGCGTTATGTATCTGAACGCTGCGAATTGGGCGAACAACGCGAAGCCCTGCTGGCAGTGACCATTCCTGAGCAGAAAGGCAGCTTCCTGAAGTTTTGCCAACTGCTGGGCGGCCGGTCGGTGACCGAGTTCAACTATCGTTACGCCGATGCGGACAACGCGTGCATCTTCGTCGGTGTCCGCCTGACGCGTGGCCATGCCGAACGCCTGGAAATCATCGACGAGCTGAACGCCGACGGTTATCAGGTGGTGGATCTGTCCGATGACGAAATGGCCAAACTGCACGTGCGCTACATGGTCGGTGGGCGTCCTTCGAAACCCCTGCGGGAGCGGCTGTACAGCTTTGAGTTCCCGGAGTCGCCGGGCGCGCTGCTGAAGTTCCTGCAAACTCTGGGCACCCATTGGAACATCTCGCTGTTCCATTACCGCAGCCACGGCACCGATTTTGGCCGCGTGCTGGCTGGTTTTGAGCTGTCACAGACCGAACCTGAGTTTGAGCAGCATTTGCAGGCGCTGGGCTACGACTGCCACGATGAAACCGATAACCCGGCGTTCCGCTTCTTTTTGCAGGGCTAA
- a CDS encoding 2-hydroxymuconate tautomerase family protein produces the protein MPYVNIKITREGATAEQKKQLIAGVTQLLVDTLGKNPATTVVVIDEVETDNWGIGGKCVTELRAAAK, from the coding sequence ATGCCCTACGTAAATATCAAAATTACCCGTGAAGGTGCGACAGCGGAGCAAAAGAAACAGCTGATCGCCGGCGTGACACAACTGCTGGTGGATACGCTGGGGAAGAATCCGGCCACCACCGTGGTCGTCATCGATGAAGTAGAAACCGACAACTGGGGTATCGGCGGCAAATGCGTCACCGAGCTGCGCGCAGCCGCTAAATAA
- the ilvE gene encoding branched-chain-amino-acid transaminase, giving the protein MTKKADYIWFNGEMVPWADAKVHVMSHALHYGTSVFEGVRCYDSHKGPVVFRHREHMQRLHDSAKIYRMPVSQSVDELMEACRATLRKNNLVSAYIRPLVFVGDVGMGVNPPAGYKTDVIIAAFPWGAYLGEEALEQGIDAMVSSWHRVAPNTIPTAAKAGGNYLSSLLVGSEARRHGYQEGIALDVHGYISEGAGENLFEVKDGVLFTPPFTSSALPGITRDAIIKLAKDMGFEVREQVLSRESLYLADEVFMSGTAAEITPVRSVDGIQVGIGKCGPVTKQIQQAFFGLFTGKTEDKYGWLDPVNP; this is encoded by the coding sequence ATGACGAAGAAAGCCGATTACATTTGGTTCAATGGTGAGATGGTTCCCTGGGCTGACGCCAAAGTGCACGTGATGTCGCATGCGCTGCACTACGGCACTTCGGTGTTTGAAGGCGTTCGTTGCTATGACTCCCATAAAGGCCCGGTGGTGTTCCGTCACCGCGAGCATATGCAACGCCTGCACGACTCGGCAAAAATCTACCGCATGCCGGTATCACAAAGCGTTGATGAGCTGATGGAAGCCTGTCGCGCTACGCTGCGTAAAAACAACCTGGTCAGCGCTTATATTCGCCCGCTGGTGTTTGTGGGCGACGTCGGCATGGGGGTTAACCCGCCGGCTGGCTACAAGACAGACGTGATTATCGCGGCGTTTCCTTGGGGCGCGTACCTGGGTGAAGAAGCGCTGGAGCAAGGCATCGATGCGATGGTTTCGTCCTGGCACCGCGTGGCGCCAAATACCATCCCCACCGCGGCCAAAGCCGGTGGTAACTACCTTTCCTCCCTGCTGGTGGGCAGCGAAGCGCGCCGCCACGGTTATCAGGAAGGGATTGCGCTCGACGTGCACGGTTATATTTCCGAAGGGGCAGGCGAGAACCTGTTTGAAGTGAAAGACGGCGTGTTGTTCACCCCGCCGTTCACCTCTTCCGCGCTGCCGGGCATTACCCGCGACGCCATCATCAAACTGGCGAAAGACATGGGCTTCGAAGTGCGTGAGCAGGTGCTGTCCCGCGAATCGCTGTACCTGGCCGACGAAGTGTTCATGTCCGGCACCGCGGCGGAAATCACCCCGGTGCGCAGCGTCGACGGCATCCAGGTCGGCATTGGCAAATGCGGTCCGGTGACCAAACAAATTCAACAGGCGTTCTTTGGCCTGTTTACCGGCAAGACCGAAGACAAATACGGCTGGCTGGATCCGGTAAACCCATAA
- the ilvD gene encoding dihydroxy-acid dehydratase, with amino-acid sequence MPKYRSATTTHGRNMAGARALWRATGMTDDDFGKPIIAVVNSFTQFVPGHVHLRDLGKLVAEQIEASGGVAKEFNTIAVDDGIAMGHGGMLYSLPSRELIADSVEYMVNAHCADAMVCISNCDKITPGMLMASLRLNIPVIFVSGGPMEAGKTKLSNQIIKLDLVDAMIQGANPNVSDADSEQIERSACPTCGSCSGMFTANSMNCLTEALGLSQPGNGSLLATHADRKDLFLNAGKRIVALTKRYYEQDDESALPRSIANKAAFENAMTLDIAMGGSTNTVLHLLAAAQEGEIDFSMEDIDRLSRKVPHLCKVAPSTPKYHMEDVHRAGGVLAILGELDRAGLLNRDVNNILGLTLPQTLERYDIMLTKDEAVKKMFRAGPAGIRTTQAFSQDCRWDTLDDDRAEGCIRSLENAFSQDGGLAVLYGNMAQDGSIVKTAGVDKDNLTFRGPAKVYESQDSAVDAILGGKVVAGDVVVIRYEGPKGGPGMQEMLYPTTYLKSMGLGKACALITDGRFSGGTSGLSIGHVSPEAGSGGLIALIEDGDMIDINIPQRSMVLDVSDSELAARREVELARGDRAWTPKNRERQVSLALRAYAMLATSADKGAVRDKSKLGG; translated from the coding sequence ATGCCTAAGTACCGTTCCGCCACCACCACCCACGGCCGCAACATGGCGGGTGCCCGCGCATTATGGCGCGCGACCGGAATGACCGACGACGATTTTGGCAAACCCATTATTGCGGTGGTCAACTCATTTACCCAGTTCGTTCCGGGCCATGTGCATCTGCGTGATTTGGGCAAGCTGGTTGCAGAACAGATCGAAGCCTCAGGCGGCGTTGCCAAAGAGTTCAACACCATTGCGGTGGATGACGGTATCGCCATGGGCCACGGCGGTATGCTCTATTCCTTGCCGTCACGCGAACTGATCGCCGACTCGGTGGAATACATGGTGAATGCCCACTGTGCGGATGCGATGGTGTGCATTTCCAACTGCGACAAAATCACCCCGGGCATGCTGATGGCGTCATTGCGCCTGAACATTCCTGTGATCTTCGTTTCCGGCGGCCCGATGGAAGCCGGTAAAACCAAGCTCTCCAATCAAATCATCAAGCTGGATCTGGTGGACGCAATGATCCAGGGGGCTAACCCGAACGTCAGCGACGCCGACAGCGAACAAATCGAACGCTCCGCCTGCCCGACCTGCGGTTCCTGTTCCGGCATGTTCACCGCCAACTCAATGAACTGTTTGACCGAAGCGCTGGGCCTGTCGCAACCGGGCAACGGCTCGCTGCTGGCGACCCATGCCGACCGTAAGGATCTGTTCCTCAACGCAGGTAAACGCATCGTTGCCCTGACCAAGCGCTATTACGAACAGGACGATGAAAGCGCACTGCCGCGCAGCATCGCCAACAAGGCGGCGTTTGAAAACGCCATGACGCTGGATATCGCCATGGGCGGCTCGACCAACACCGTGCTGCACCTGCTGGCTGCGGCGCAGGAGGGCGAAATTGATTTCAGCATGGAAGATATCGACCGCCTGTCACGCAAGGTGCCGCACCTGTGTAAAGTGGCACCGAGCACCCCGAAATACCATATGGAAGACGTGCACCGTGCCGGTGGCGTGCTGGCGATCCTCGGTGAGCTGGATCGCGCAGGACTGTTAAACCGCGATGTAAACAACATACTGGGCCTGACCCTGCCACAGACGCTGGAGCGGTATGACATCATGCTGACCAAAGATGAGGCGGTGAAAAAAATGTTCCGCGCCGGCCCGGCGGGCATTCGTACCACCCAGGCGTTCTCGCAGGACTGCCGCTGGGATACGCTGGACGACGATCGCGCAGAGGGCTGTATCCGCTCGCTGGAAAATGCGTTCAGCCAGGATGGCGGCTTGGCCGTGCTGTACGGCAACATGGCGCAGGACGGCAGCATCGTTAAGACCGCCGGCGTCGATAAAGACAACCTGACTTTCCGCGGTCCGGCCAAAGTGTACGAAAGCCAGGACTCGGCGGTGGACGCTATCCTCGGCGGCAAAGTGGTTGCCGGTGACGTGGTGGTGATCCGCTACGAAGGGCCGAAAGGCGGGCCGGGCATGCAGGAAATGCTTTACCCAACCACCTACCTGAAATCCATGGGCCTGGGCAAAGCCTGCGCGCTGATCACCGACGGACGTTTTTCCGGCGGCACCTCGGGCCTGTCAATCGGTCACGTTTCACCGGAAGCGGGCAGCGGCGGCCTGATTGCGCTGATCGAAGATGGCGACATGATCGACATCAATATTCCTCAACGCAGCATGGTGCTGGACGTTTCGGACAGCGAACTGGCGGCACGCCGTGAAGTTGAGCTGGCACGTGGCGATCGCGCCTGGACACCGAAAAACCGTGAGCGTCAGGTTTCCTTGGCGCTGCGTGCCTATGCCATGTTGGCAACCAGCGCTGACAAAGGTGCAGTACGCGACAAGAGCAAGCTGGGAGGCTAA
- the ilvM gene encoding acetolactate synthase 2 small subunit: protein MMQHQLSIQARFRPEMLERVLRVVRHRGFQVCAMNMVSASNTDKINIELTVASQRPVDLLSSQLSKLMDVSCVEIQQQTSQQISA, encoded by the coding sequence ATGATGCAGCATCAACTCTCGATCCAGGCCCGTTTTCGCCCTGAAATGTTAGAGCGCGTATTGCGCGTCGTGCGTCATCGTGGCTTTCAGGTTTGTGCTATGAATATGGTTTCGGCGTCAAATACCGACAAGATTAATATTGAATTGACCGTTGCCAGCCAGCGCCCGGTGGATCTACTGTCATCTCAGTTGAGCAAACTGATGGACGTCTCCTGCGTTGAGATCCAACAGCAAACATCACAACAAATAAGCGCCTGA
- the ilvC gene encoding ketol-acid reductoisomerase: protein MANYFNTLNLRQQLAQLGKCRFMAREEFADEAGYLKGKKVVIVGCGAQGLNQGLNMRDSGLDVAYALRKEAIDEKRPSWRKATENGFKVGTYEDLIPQADLVVNLTPDKQHTSVVRAVQPLMKDGAALGYSHGFNIVEVGEQVRKDITVVMVAPKCPGTEVREEYKRGFGVPTLIAVHPENDPKGEGMAIAKAWAAATGGHRAGVLESSFVAEVKSDLMGEQTILCGMLQAGSLLCFDKLVAEGTDPAYAEKLIQFGWETITEALKQGGITLMMDRLSNPAKLRAYALSEQLKEIMAPLFQKHMDDIISGAFSSGMMADWAEDDVKLLNWREETGKSAFENAPQFEGKISEQEYFDYGVLMVAMVKAGVELAFETMVDAGIIEESAYYESLHELPLIANTIARKRLYEMNVVISDTAEYGNYLFANAAVPLLKEFMTTLQAGDLGKSVAGTSVDNAQLRDVNEAVRNHPIESVGRKLRGYMTDMKRIAVAG, encoded by the coding sequence ATGGCTAACTATTTCAACACATTGAACCTGCGTCAGCAGTTGGCGCAATTGGGTAAATGCCGTTTTATGGCACGTGAAGAATTCGCTGATGAAGCCGGCTACCTGAAAGGCAAAAAAGTGGTGATTGTCGGCTGTGGCGCACAGGGTCTGAACCAAGGCTTGAACATGCGTGACTCGGGGCTGGATGTGGCTTATGCCCTGCGTAAAGAAGCTATCGACGAAAAGCGTCCTTCATGGCGTAAAGCGACCGAAAACGGCTTCAAAGTAGGGACTTACGAAGACTTGATCCCACAGGCCGACCTGGTGGTTAACCTGACGCCGGACAAGCAGCACACCTCGGTAGTGCGTGCCGTACAGCCGCTGATGAAAGACGGCGCGGCGCTGGGCTACTCTCACGGCTTCAACATCGTTGAAGTGGGTGAGCAAGTACGTAAAGACATTACCGTGGTGATGGTTGCGCCAAAATGTCCGGGCACCGAAGTGCGTGAAGAATACAAACGTGGTTTCGGCGTACCGACCCTGATTGCGGTTCACCCGGAAAACGACCCTAAAGGCGAAGGCATGGCGATTGCCAAGGCTTGGGCTGCCGCGACCGGCGGTCACCGCGCCGGCGTTCTGGAGTCTTCCTTCGTCGCTGAAGTGAAGTCTGACCTGATGGGCGAGCAGACCATTCTGTGCGGCATGCTGCAGGCGGGTTCACTGCTGTGCTTCGATAAACTGGTTGCTGAAGGTACCGACCCGGCTTATGCAGAAAAACTGATCCAGTTCGGTTGGGAAACCATCACCGAAGCGCTGAAGCAGGGCGGTATCACCCTGATGATGGACCGTCTGTCCAACCCGGCGAAACTGCGTGCTTATGCGCTGTCCGAGCAACTGAAAGAGATCATGGCGCCGCTGTTCCAGAAGCACATGGACGACATCATCTCCGGTGCCTTCTCCAGCGGCATGATGGCCGACTGGGCAGAAGACGACGTGAAGCTGCTGAACTGGCGTGAAGAGACCGGCAAGTCGGCGTTCGAAAACGCGCCGCAGTTCGAAGGTAAAATCAGCGAGCAGGAATACTTTGACTACGGCGTACTGATGGTGGCAATGGTGAAAGCCGGTGTTGAGTTGGCGTTTGAAACCATGGTTGACGCAGGTATCATCGAAGAATCCGCTTACTACGAATCACTGCACGAGCTGCCGCTGATCGCCAACACCATTGCGCGTAAGCGTCTGTACGAAATGAACGTGGTTATCTCTGATACCGCCGAGTACGGCAACTACCTGTTTGCCAACGCGGCAGTGCCATTGCTGAAAGAGTTCATGACTACCCTGCAGGCGGGTGATCTGGGCAAATCCGTGGCCGGGACTTCCGTAGATAACGCGCAACTGCGTGACGTGAACGAAGCGGTGCGCAATCACCCAATCGAATCCGTTGGCCGTAAGCTGCGTGGTTATATGACGGATATGAAACGTATCGCGGTAGCAGGCTAA
- the pdeH gene encoding cyclic-guanylate-specific phosphodiesterase gives MTTKMISGLLAPFLAVCTHIKAQHFWRQCRRQYTFQPIYRTCGTLLALELLTAVSHPDAPDKPLSPEHYFAALDVRKRLQIIQEQLTLLQHWQPLLTRHALMVSVNIDGIALQALQRHDVLQRQIASMPYLRFELVEHAGMALNGPLQQIAGAERLWLDDFGSGLANFSAVSTWRYQYIKVARELFTLLKQTEDGIQLLSTLVRIMNQHSEGVIVEGVETEQEWLLVQRSGALAAQGYYLSRPAHFDTLQTLPRLFSVPTA, from the coding sequence ATGACAACCAAGATGATTTCTGGTCTGCTGGCGCCATTCCTTGCCGTATGCACACATATAAAAGCACAGCATTTTTGGCGGCAATGCCGGCGGCAGTATACTTTTCAGCCGATCTACCGCACCTGTGGCACTCTGCTGGCACTCGAACTGCTGACGGCGGTGTCTCATCCTGACGCACCGGACAAACCGCTGTCGCCGGAGCACTATTTTGCTGCCCTTGACGTGCGCAAGCGCCTGCAGATCATTCAGGAACAGCTGACGCTGCTCCAGCACTGGCAGCCGTTGTTGACCCGTCACGCGTTGATGGTGTCGGTCAATATCGACGGCATTGCATTGCAGGCGCTTCAGCGGCACGACGTGTTGCAACGACAGATTGCCAGCATGCCTTATCTGCGCTTCGAGCTGGTGGAGCACGCGGGAATGGCGTTGAACGGCCCGTTGCAGCAAATTGCCGGGGCCGAGCGGCTGTGGTTGGATGACTTCGGTAGCGGGTTGGCGAATTTCTCCGCCGTCAGTACCTGGCGCTATCAATACATCAAGGTGGCGCGTGAATTGTTCACCCTGCTTAAGCAGACGGAGGATGGCATTCAACTGCTCTCCACGCTGGTCAGAATAATGAACCAGCACAGCGAAGGAGTGATTGTTGAAGGGGTGGAAACCGAGCAGGAATGGCTGCTGGTGCAGCGCTCTGGTGCCCTGGCGGCGCAGGGGTACTACCTTTCCCGTCCGGCCCATTTCGACACTCTGCAAACCTTGCCCAGATTGTTTTCCGTGCCGACTGCCTGA
- the kdgK gene encoding 2-dehydro-3-deoxygluconokinase yields the protein MTTQNLAVIGECMIELSQKGVDLSRGFGGDTLNTAVYVARQVAESTLQVHYVTALGTDSFSDEMLHAWQQEKVNTRLVQRLENKLPGLYVIETDEAGERTFYYWRNDAAARYWLASPQAETLCEQLAHFDYLYLSGISVAILDAASRTKLLALLRQCRANGGKVIFDNNYRPRLWQNREETQQAYREVLACTDIAFLTLDDEDLLWGKQPVEQVVQRTQQLGVMEIVIKRGAEACLVFSAEGTEFEIPAVRLPKEKVVDTTAAGDSFSAGYLAVRLTGGDAVQAAQRGHLTASTVIQHRGAIIPLAAMPQ from the coding sequence ATGACCACCCAGAATCTTGCCGTGATCGGCGAATGCATGATTGAACTGTCGCAAAAAGGCGTGGACCTTAGCCGCGGCTTTGGCGGCGATACGCTAAACACCGCCGTTTACGTTGCCCGCCAGGTGGCAGAAAGCACGCTGCAGGTGCATTACGTTACCGCGCTCGGCACCGACAGTTTCAGCGATGAGATGCTGCACGCCTGGCAACAGGAGAAGGTCAATACGCGCCTGGTTCAACGGCTGGAAAACAAGCTGCCGGGCCTGTACGTGATCGAAACCGATGAGGCCGGCGAACGCACTTTCTATTACTGGCGCAATGACGCCGCCGCCCGTTACTGGCTGGCCAGCCCACAGGCGGAGACGTTATGCGAACAACTGGCCCACTTCGATTATCTATACCTTAGCGGCATCAGCGTGGCGATCCTCGACGCGGCCAGCCGCACCAAGCTGCTGGCATTACTGCGCCAGTGCCGCGCCAACGGTGGCAAAGTCATTTTCGATAACAACTATCGCCCGCGGCTGTGGCAAAACCGGGAAGAAACGCAGCAGGCTTATCGCGAGGTGCTGGCCTGCACCGATATCGCCTTCCTGACGCTGGATGACGAGGATTTGCTGTGGGGCAAACAGCCGGTGGAACAGGTGGTGCAGCGCACGCAGCAGTTGGGCGTAATGGAGATTGTGATCAAACGCGGGGCAGAGGCCTGCCTGGTGTTCAGCGCCGAAGGCACCGAATTTGAAATCCCGGCGGTACGGCTGCCGAAAGAAAAAGTAGTGGATACCACGGCGGCCGGGGACTCTTTCAGCGCGGGTTACCTGGCGGTACGCTTAACCGGCGGCGATGCCGTGCAGGCGGCTCAGCGCGGTCATCTCACCGCCAGCACGGTGATCCAGCATCGTGGCGCCATTATCCCACTCGCCGCCATGCCGCAATGA
- a CDS encoding DUF2461 domain-containing protein: protein MTDKFNGFSQQGLNFLQQVRIENDKEWFEGNRGVYDRELLTPFRSLVAELAPTMLAIDPQFETRPAIGKTLSRIHRDTRFSHDKSRYRSRMWLTFKRPSKDWKDAPVYFFELGPDMLRYGLGYYSANKQTMDLFRHTLQRRPQPFLEVAACCQPPFELVGESYKRPLVKEQAADIATWYNRKSFAVMATDSQVETLFNAGLTQTLAQAFQQLEPLYHWLMQVEAMKQVDPADL, encoded by the coding sequence ATGACGGATAAATTTAACGGCTTTAGCCAGCAGGGCCTGAATTTTCTTCAGCAGGTGCGGATCGAGAACGACAAGGAATGGTTTGAAGGCAACCGCGGCGTTTACGATCGTGAGCTGCTGACGCCGTTCCGCTCGCTGGTGGCTGAGCTTGCCCCGACGATGCTGGCGATCGATCCGCAGTTTGAAACCCGCCCGGCGATCGGTAAAACGCTGTCGCGTATACACCGCGACACGCGTTTTTCTCACGATAAATCACGTTATCGCAGCCGCATGTGGCTGACGTTCAAACGGCCGAGCAAAGACTGGAAGGATGCCCCGGTTTATTTCTTCGAACTGGGGCCGGACATGTTGCGCTATGGGCTGGGTTATTACAGTGCCAACAAGCAAACCATGGATCTGTTTCGTCATACGCTGCAGCGTCGGCCGCAGCCTTTTCTCGAGGTCGCGGCCTGTTGTCAGCCGCCGTTCGAGCTGGTGGGAGAAAGCTACAAACGCCCGCTGGTTAAAGAGCAGGCGGCAGACATTGCCACCTGGTACAACCGCAAATCTTTTGCGGTGATGGCTACCGACAGCCAGGTGGAGACGTTATTCAACGCCGGGCTGACGCAGACGCTGGCGCAAGCTTTTCAGCAGTTGGAGCCGCTTTACCATTGGTTGATGCAGGTAGAGGCGATGAAACAAGTCGATCCGGCAGATCTCTAA
- the ilvY gene encoding HTH-type transcriptional activator IlvY — MDLRDLKLFLHLAESHHFGRTAKAMHVSPSTLSRQIQRLEEILGQPLFLRDNRTVQLTDAGEQLKDFAQQTLLQYQQLKHSLGQHGPSLSGELRLFCSVTAAYSHLPPILDRFRAQHPLVEIKLTTGDAADAVDKVQSNEADLGIAGRPETLPTSVAFTKIGEIPLVLIAPALPCAVRSQAFAEQPDWANIPFILPEHGPSRKRIELWFRRQRIANPLIYATVGGHEAIVSMVALGCGIALIPGVVVDNSPEPVRNRISQLENISMVEPFELGVCVQKKRLSDPLIDAFWRLLLTVKNP, encoded by the coding sequence ATGGATTTGCGTGATTTAAAGCTGTTCCTTCATCTGGCCGAAAGCCACCATTTTGGCCGCACCGCCAAGGCGATGCACGTCAGTCCGTCGACGCTTTCCCGCCAGATCCAACGGCTGGAAGAGATCCTCGGGCAGCCGCTGTTTTTACGCGATAACCGCACCGTGCAACTGACCGATGCCGGTGAGCAACTAAAAGACTTTGCCCAGCAGACGCTGTTGCAATACCAGCAGCTGAAGCATTCTCTCGGCCAGCACGGCCCTTCGCTGAGCGGCGAGCTGCGGCTGTTCTGCTCGGTCACCGCCGCCTACAGCCACCTGCCGCCGATCCTGGATCGCTTCCGCGCGCAACATCCGCTGGTGGAAATTAAACTCACCACCGGTGACGCTGCCGACGCCGTCGATAAGGTTCAGTCCAACGAAGCCGATCTGGGCATTGCCGGCCGGCCTGAAACCCTGCCCACCAGCGTAGCCTTCACCAAAATCGGCGAGATCCCGCTGGTATTGATTGCCCCGGCGCTGCCCTGCGCCGTGCGCAGCCAGGCATTTGCCGAGCAGCCCGACTGGGCCAATATTCCGTTTATCCTGCCGGAGCATGGCCCGTCACGAAAACGTATCGAGCTGTGGTTCCGTCGCCAGCGCATCGCCAATCCGCTGATTTACGCCACCGTCGGCGGCCACGAGGCGATTGTTTCCATGGTGGCACTGGGCTGCGGCATCGCACTGATCCCCGGCGTGGTGGTGGACAACAGCCCGGAGCCGGTACGTAACCGCATCTCACAGTTAGAAAATATCTCTATGGTCGAACCGTTCGAACTGGGCGTCTGCGTGCAGAAAAAACGCCTCAGCGATCCGCTGATCGACGCTTTCTGGCGCTTGTTATTAACGGTCAAAAATCCTTAA